In the Archocentrus centrarchus isolate MPI-CPG fArcCen1 chromosome 19, fArcCen1, whole genome shotgun sequence genome, CCTCTTCGCCCTCCCTTTCTCCTCCCCTGTGGCTCCTAACACAGCATTAAGAGTTTATGGGGTTTGGGTTGTATTGGAACTGCCATGCACTTGTCTTCTGGATAGTGGGATTAGCTCTCTCCGCTGTATTTCTAGTCCGAGAGCCTTCCTGTACTGATGACACAAGCAATACAGCAATGAGTGTTTGTTCATTTACTGTGCACAAATGCATGTCCTTCTCCCTCCCTCCACTCCATCGCTCCTACACACACGCTCAAGGGTGCCTGCGCACACACAAGCGTACTATACATGCATAAGGGGAATATCAGATTCAATGTGCAATGACACAGTGAGGACATAGAGTGGAAAGAGGGGGGAAGGAAGGAGAGCAAAGGCACAGGGTGGGTTTGGCATGGGCGGCATGGAATCATTTTAAATGGTGCGGGGGGGTGGAAGGCAAAAAGATGTACTGAGAGAGGAGACGAGAGTGGCAGAAAAGCACTGAAAGGCGGCCAGGGTTGGATGAGAGACGGAATATGGGCTAAGATTTTAACATGAATGAGAGggaatgagggaagaggaagaaagagggaAAGGAGGAATATCCTCTGCACCACTGTGTGACTGGAAATTTAATAGAGGGAGCGAGatagagtgagaaagagaaggaaggagagagaggtagatgggtgggagagagagagagagccagaggagggggagggtagaggaagagagaggcaAAAGGCACAGAGACCTCATTGCTGTGCAGCTTTCAGCAAAAGCTAGTGGTTGTGAACAATGCTCACTACGGCATTCACTGACAGGGAGGGGGTAGGACCAAGGGAGAGGGTgagggagggaaggaaggagagaaaagaagggAAGGAGAGAGTGCATATATCTCGGGGGTCTTTCTGAAGCATCACTGGCCTTTTCTGTCCTTTGACCTTTAGTGTGAGCTGAGATAGCGCAAAGGATGTACTGAGATTTATTTTTACCCACAAACTAGTCTTTGGTAGTTGTAAAGCTGCTTCTCTTCTCTTGCACTTCTGACACATGTGGACAAGTGCATGACAAAGATCAATATAGGGAAGTCACTAATAAACTAGCATCTCTTTAATTGGCTACTTACTTGCTGGTATTGTTCTCAATTTACTAATTGTAAAATGCAGCATAGCGATTGGTAGCCAACTGAATTAGAAACATGCTtacaaaatatttgaaatgcatatttgCAAGGTTCAGAAGTATGGTTTATGTCATATGCAAGAACATCAGAGGGCTGCAGTGTATGTGCATTACATTTTTGGGTGCTGACAGCAAGTAATAGTGTTGGTGGCTCCCTTATTTACAGCTCAACTCTAACAAGTTCATGTGTTAAGCTTTTTGAGGGAAGAGGAAGGGTTGGAGGTTGGAGTAAACACTCATTTGCACAGCCTGCAGAAAGTAGGCCTCACTGATTTGCTAAATATAATCTTAGGTGGCCATTACCAAAAATGCACTTGCTAGCAGTGGGAATTCATTATGAATATTGACATTATTATGTCTACAAAACTCTTTCAGTGGATCAGAAATGTTTCTTCCTGCAAATATTTGGTGgcttgtgattttaaaaaacaaattgccCATGAGATGGTGACAAAAACTAATCAAAATGCGTAATATCTCACTTCATAGGGAGAAACGCACTGACTCAGGTCATCCTCCTGATCATACAGTGCTGCTGAGTCATATTAATAAATATGTGACTACACAGCTACTCATTACATGCCCAGAGCTCAAGTTTCATCAAGGATGTGAAGCAGAAAAACCTGCGGAAAACAAACGCATGAAATATTTTGATTCAGCGTCTTGCTCTGAACGGTCACTTTAATGCACTGAATCATCTAAAGAACGCAGCCACATCCACGGGTCGGTGCTCCTTCGTGTCTTCTCCTAATGCTGTCTTAGTAGGATTCAGACTGAAACATACGGAATGTGCGTAAAGAGCCGCTTATGCTGGACGCAAACTGCTCTGCCCAGCGGGCGCCGTCGCGTTTGCTGCCTGCGTTCCTCTCCAAGGATAAGGCGCATCGATGCACTCGTCCCCGACCTCGTTCCTCCATGTGATAATTATAACACCATTTTTCCTCAGCGATCCTGAATTtgatctctgtttttttttccccctgcgcGCACGCGTGTGTGGATTGTGTTCATCTTTAACCTGCCATCACTGTAGCCCCCCGCGTTGCGTTGGCGCTGCGGATCTAGCCTACAAGAACAAGAGCCAGCTCACAGCCGTGGAAACAAGCGAATCAATTTAgggaagagaaaaggagagactGATAGCGAGGTTGGAAAACTGACGATcggagaggagagaaaacatCGACCTCACGCCGCAGCCGCCGAAACATTAAGGTAGGCTATTTTGGTTGTACAGGTAGAAGGGACTGAAATGGCTGGCGTAATTATTACATTTGTTACCTAATcgacagtgatgctgaaaacagTCATGAGATGCCAAAAATGAGCAAAGGCTGAGGTGCATAACGATTTAAGCAAATAATTAACATGAGCACACAGTCAGCGTCGATGTCAGTGGAATAAATCTGTGCTAGTTCTGTAGAgcaaaagcattaaaataaattgCTTCCTTAAGTAAGCCTGTGCATTACACATCTACAGAGGTACTATTTTCCAGTGAACACTGAATCTAAAGGTTATTTTGCGTGCAGTCATGTTGTTATTACCCCGAGCAGAGAATGGATGCAAAGCCATTTTGTAATGCAGCATGTGCAGAATTAGGCCTATTCAGAATTTCAATTGCGTTCCCGAGAAGGTGCGCCGTAGTGAGCGCAGCTGCATAGATGAATAAGGCCATTCTGTTCAATTGTAGGCGATATTATGCTACAGGCTATATGATAAGGAGAGATTGCAGATCAGAGGTTGCGACTGCAGGGTAAAATGGCCAAGTTGTGGCTTTTTGAGTTAAGATCAGTAAAACTGGGGGCGAacaaccaaataaaaaaaaacaaaaaaaaaaaaaaaacaaaaaacaaaacaaaaaacaacttgcAGTTGTTGAAAACAATTGCCTgtaattttctctctctctaacagTGGTTGATGTATCCATACTGGTAAAATGCGTCCCATCCATCCTACCCCAATTCCCACGTCCTGAATCAATCTGGTGTTGTCATAGTTACAGTAGATGATCTTGGCCCTGCTGCACCTGTGTCGCTTTGTGTTCATCTCGATCATCGGTAAATACGAGGTCTAATTGGGGCTGGTATACGGGAAAGCAACTCAGAGCCTTGgtgtttttttgaaaaaagcACCACCACATTTTTTTGCGTCTTCATAAACCTTCATGACGGTTGTGGAGTGGAGGACATTGATACAATCAGGCACTCGCGATGATGTGATTGGTTTGTAGCAATTGGTCAGCAGCTTTCAGCTAATTTGTCTTTTCACGAGTGAGCGCTCTCTCAGTCCTGATCAAATAATCAATATCTACATGGTCGCAATCTGCTCTTGACACGAACACAAAGGACTAGAATAAAAAGAGCGAAATTGGTTTGAAAAGTGTTATGTAGTCATAAAGCCCAAGAAAGCATATTTTGCACAAGGATCAGGATGAAGGCCAAGTGCGACAGGATCAGATGAGCCCAGATGTAATATTCTAAAACCAAAGAACATCATGGTGTATTCTGTACTTCTTGAGCCCCTCATGTTTTGGAGAGCTTGAAGATTGCAGGTCAACAGGCATGCTTTCAGGTTCAAGGTCTCTCCCACAATACAGTTCTTCACAATACAATGTGGTGATTTGACTGCACCATTTCATTTAGTGACTTATGCAACGAATAAATGCAGCTCAAGTGCTTAACTGTACTtaaggggggggaaaaaatgctgcATTAAACAACTTATTGATTACAAGTGCCGGTGGGTTTTTATTCAAGGGGAAATACATCTTTCCTTCAGTGACGCAATGACGAAAGCAAGTTTAAAAACAAGGCTATGTGCATTTCCACCATCAAAATGTACATTtgcaggataaaaatgtttatgattggggcaaaaaaaaaaaaaaaaatcaacattacCTTTCTAGATTTCAAGTGTCATGGAAGTGGCTCGAGGAATTTTGGAAATACATTTCATGCAATCCTCATATTTTGAACACTGCTCAatttaaaaggtaaaaaaagaGGACAAGAAAGGAATAGCACCACCTTCACTGTGTGTTTAATGAAGTAGCAGCGTATGAAACACTGGTACTTCTTTGGCCGACTGAATATTAATGATGTTTTGCTTTGATGCTTTCATGAATCATTGCAACTATCAGACCTCTACTCTGAATCAGATACAATTCTGATGCCTAAGAGAGCCAGTCAAATTATTGAAATGCATAATTAGCTGCTAGATGGGGATGAGTGGGAGACTCTTCAAGGAAGGACAGCAGTGTAAAGAGCACCATAATGAAGACTGGTGCAAAGGAGTTGCTTACAGTAATATCTAGGTTTATTTGTAGTCGCACGTCTACATTTATTTGCTAATCAGGGATGGATGTGTTGTTATTTCTTTGTGTCAGTTACAGTTACGATGGTTGTAGATATGGATGTGGGCATGTGtcgaagagagagaaagagacagggagagagagtcAGTGGGATGTGCAAAGCATCTGAAAAAGTCTATTTTTAGCATACATTCCCTTATGATCTTTCTTAATAACTGATTTAACTTCTTTGAAGTATGTTTTAAATGATAACCAATACTGACTTGATCCTCAGACCTTGAAGATTAAGATTCATTGCAGACCTGTTCCCTCTGCTGTTATGCTAAAGTTCAACCCTGTTCTTTCTCCTGTAAACAGAATTCCAAAATTCAGCTTTGgcttctcttaaaaaaaatgtgtcatatTAACAAATACGGTAAGAATAAACTTTAAGCTTTGAGTTaaattcattttgatttcaACAACAAAGGTGGTGTTTATCCATTTTGGACACAAAATGTTGTTCAAACTCAGCTAAACAGTAATGTGGAATAGGGCACTGgacagtaaaaacacaagatgGTGAGTGAGCAGGTTGCCACAGCAACAGTGTTTCTAGGCGCATGCATCGTCGCTGCATAGGAGAGGAGATGCTAAGGACTGCCATGGAgctgtttcattaaaaaaaaacataaaaacctctgtttattacagtaataagagattctttttttgaaaatgtatcCAAGAGTTATTTTAAATACAGTATCGATAGAGGTGAcattgtgtttatatttgtgaCAGGAAACAAGGATCTTTTATCATTTGTTTTCAGACATCACAGACTTGTGACTGCTAGAGTCACAGTGACGAGAATTATGTGCTTGAGAAAACAATGAGCACTTTCTCTTTCTAATCATTATGAGGGGAACAGCCCAAGCATTTCTAAATTTAGTGAGTCTGCTGATGCTCGCAGCCATTTCTGTTTcaagatgtgtgtgtgacacTCGATTAACCAAAACAAGGCTTTTGAAAAACACAATACGCATTCAGGaattacaacaaaacagaaaagcatatttgcaccaTTTCCCCCCCTCTTTCTATAGAAACTAGCTGTCATATTCATGTCTGGTTCATCAAATTTAGTTGTTGGGGGAATCTTGTCTGATTTAGCGTTGCATATTTTACACCGCATGTGCATTGCAGTAAAATGTCAAGAGTCAATAATCAATCCTTCATGTATTAATTGCCAAATTACTGCATGCAGGCATCATTTGTTATCTCATTTGTAatactgtgctgctgctttatgATGGATTGCATGAATCTCTGCATTAACCTTAGGGCCACATGCACTTGTAACTGCATACGGCCACTTTGCATTCTTTGCAAATGTGAGAGTCTGCTTCTGTCAGTGTGTATTTGACTTAAAGAATGCCAGTATCAAAAAGTGGATGATGAGACTGTCATCCTAATGGATCTGCTGCAGCACTTCTGACCCAACTTGCAGTTATAGAATTTTGTGGTCATTTCCGACCGTGACCCCAATGTTAGGTTCAACCTATGAAGAAAATGGCAGCTGACTCAGTGGTTATACCACGGGCCACAATTTGAGAGACACCTCTTTAGAAAAGAAAGCCAGACCCAGCTTATTCCAGAGGAGATAGTAATATTTTGAGATTTCAGTTTAGCCCTGCAAGTGCTTGAATGTGTGTCCTAGGCTTGTATCGTAAAGCTTTCTGCAGTGTGCACTCACTTGACCTCCTTCCTCTCTGTTCTTTTGTCTCTTCCCCTACAGTGTGAACCAACAGCCTCCATCGTGACAACACTTTCACAACCAAATCCTCCCCCAAATTTGATTTCTCTTCTAATAAGTGTCATGGGAACAAAAATAcaaagttttctaaaatgaaaaattgagaAAGCCCTGGTTTTTGATTGCCAAGGAAATGAGCAAAGTAAAATAAGAATCTATTATTGATAAAGTCTTTAATATAGCATTGCACTTTTTCCCCTCAATTTTTAAGTGGCTGCTTGAAGAGAGAATAAGAGCATTAAATATGAACATCAAGATAAACACTTAAAGTCCCTTGATTGGAGGTGACCTATCAACTTCTTAGTGATAGGGGTGGGTCATGACTCAGTTGCCATGCGTGTTGTCATGGTGACCAGCCCAGGTACCCCTTTCCCCCTCCTCTGGTTGGTCCAACTTTTGTTGTGGTTTCACAACCATGGACCTCAGCTGACAGAGGCAGCACCCCCATGCCCCACCCCCTGCACCTGCTCCAATCAGGCGAGCCGTGTCATCTGTACGAGGAAGAATTTAGATCAAATCCCTGACAGTATTTCAGAGAACACAAGATACCTCAATCTACAAGAGAACTCAATTCAGGTAAGTTTGGTGTCATCTACAAATGGACCACACATAAAGACTTTAAAGATATATACTTTGAGGGTTTTAAGTCTAATTTTGCTACAACATGCctccctttttttgtttccatACTAGGTGATCAAGTCTGACACATTTAAGCATCTGCGGCATTTGGAAATCCTCCAGCTCTCCAAGAACCACATCCGACAGATTGAGGTGGGAGCTTTTATTGGTCTTCCCAACCTCAATACACTGGAGCTTTTTGACAACCGTCTTACAGTGGTACCAACCCTAGCTTTTGAGTATCTAAGTAAGCTAAGGGAACTATGGCTAAGAAACAACCCAATCGAGACGCTGCCGGCATTTGCCTTTCATCGTGTTCCCTCTTTACGGCGTCTTGACCTAGGGGAACTCAGGAAGCTGGATTACATCTCAGAGGCTGCCTTTGAAGGTCTGATAAACTTGCGCTTCTTGAATCTTGGCATGTGTGGCTTGAAGGACATACCTAACCTCACCCCGTTAGTGCGACTAGAGGAGTTGGAGCTATCAGGGAACCAGCTGGGGATAGTTCGGCCAGGATCCTTCCAGGGTCTAGTGTCACTTCGCAAGCTGTGGCTAATGCACTCCAGAGTGTCGGTCATTGAACGCAATGCTTTTGATGACCTCAAAAACTTGGAGGAGCTCAACCTCTCTCACAATTCTCTGCATTCCCTGCCCCATGACCTCTTCACCCCTCTGCACCAGTTGGAGAGGGTACATCTCAATCACAACCCTTGGGTTTGCAACTGTGATGTTCTGTGGCTCAGCTGGTGGCTGAAAGAAACAGTTCCCAGCAACACCACTTGTTGTGCTCGCTGCCATGCACCCCCAGGTCTAAAGGGCAAATATATTGGAGAACTAGACCAGAGTCACTTTACCTGCTATGCCCCAGTGATTGTTGAGCCACCCACTGACCTCAACGTCACTGAAGGCATGGCTGCTGAGCTAAAATGTCGTACTGGAACCTCAATGACCTCTGTGAACTGGTTCACTCCAAATGGCACCCTGATGACCCACGGATCATACCGAGTTAGGATCTCAGTGCTCCATGACGGAACACTGAACTTCACAAATGTGACCATGCAAGACACAGGACAGTACACTTGCATGGTAACCAACTCTGCTGGAAATACCACTGCATCCGCAGTTCTCAATGTATCTGCTTCAGACCCCAGCAATACCTATAGTTATTTCACTACTGTCACTGTGGAAACATTGGAGTcaaaaggagaggaggagaactCAGCAAGACAGTTTATTAACGAGACCTTCATAGTTCCGAATCCTACCGTTGCCCAACCCGATGTTACTGTAATGCCTtcactctcttctctctcctcactGTACCCAGAAAAGAACAAAGGTTTTGAAGGTGCAGTGACTGTGTCCATAATGGATGTAACTAACATTCCAGGCCTGGATGATGTAATGAAAACAACTAAGATCATCATTGGTTGCTTTGTGGCCATTACGTTTATGGCAGCTGTAATGCTGGTGGTCTTCTATAAACTCCGTAAGCAACACCAGCTACATAAGCACcatggcccagccagagccatTGAAATTGTGAATGTAGAAGATGAGATAGGAGCCGGAGCAGGAAGTGGCATCTCAGGCGGTTCAACAATTAATTCTGGCACAGGTGGAGAAGGAACCCTACGGCTACATCATCCAGAGATAGTCAACCTTCCTAACATTGGTCGTACAGATACGCTCAACCATTACTACAAGACACATCATTTCAACAACAACGTGATGGGTCTTAGCATTGGCTCTGAAGGGATGGGGCCCGGTGGGATCCTCAGTAACAAGAACCAGCAAGGTCAAGATATCCCTATCTCCTGTACTTCAGTCCCGATCTCCACATCTAACTTTCTCACCACATCAGGCAATGGCACCAACACCAACCCCAGTTCGATGTCCCCACCACTGCCTATGTCTCTCCCCATGCCAACCATCGGCTTACATGGATCGATCAAGGGTTTCATGGGTCAAAGCCAGAATCCACAAATGGAGCCTCTTCTTTTCAAGGGGAGTTCGAAGGAAAACGTACAAGAGACTCAAATCTAAAAGCAAAAGTGAGAGTACTGAGTGAGAGCGAGTGAGAGTTGACGACAGAGAGGGAATTGATGTTGGGTTTATGTGCCGAATGATAAGACACTAGAGTGCACTGACGTTACACTAGGAGAGAGGATAGACTGAAATGgcaatacacaaacacatagaCTTATCTGTGACAGTGTACTGAGCCAAGGATTACCACAATGGCCCACTTGTGTTTGTAGTAACGATCATGGCCATGGAGATCAAGGAATGGACATTGCTACAATGTAAATCTGTGCCAAAGCAaatgttttttgcagtttctacAAGCTGTGTTctcataggaaaaaaaaaactagcctTTCAGAGTAATCAGTCCCCAAACCATTGTTGGCCAGCAAAGTTGAAAGACATGCACAGCACTTACCACACTGAAGACCAGAAATATTGCAGAATAAAATCCAAgagacatttttcttcttcaaaaaaCATGAGCCACATTCTCTCTCAAGTGACTCAAAAGACTCCCTCAAGGTGAAAATTATGTAGGCATAAATAGATGGACAAAAGGGTACAGTGCAGTACAAACTACTGTGAAAAATCcacaaattatataaatatattttcatctAAATATGTATCATTGCAGACTCTGATGCAGACATATTTTGGGGTGGATGTATAAGCTGGtatagtttgtttctttgtgaataATCAGGGGCGGTGATAGTGCAGGTTTGTTATGATATGTTTTAAGTTTGGCTACTTCTCAGAAACATAAGGGCTCAATTGCAACACTCATTGTGAATCTTTGAATTGGCTTTGTGGCATAAAGTCCATTTAGGTTGtattacagtaaatgcagatcTCTGTTTGACAAACTTTTGTCTGTTGTTTCAGTAATAATCATTACAAACTTTTGTGTTCTGAGAGTGTATTATGTATTTTGTAAAAGCCAGCTTCTTGATATTTTAATTGACAATTCTGATACTTAAATGCCAGCATCAAATaatggtaaaaaaacaaacacgaaAAGGTAATCTAATGCAAAGGCCTGTAAGGGTAAATCAAAGTGTTGACAATGTGTTATTTGAATCAGATCAGTAGCCAGATATTTGCTTTTAGACTGGAATTTGATATGATCTCCTTGCTCGTGGTTACCATAATCATGAAAATGCTGTCATAAGGATGAGTCAACATCTATCTGCAGCAGCTTTCAAGAAGGGAGTGAACATCCATCTTAAGAAGATTGGAATGAAAGGAAATGTACagtatattaataataataatgtctgGTTGTATGACAATTGTAAGATCCACATTTTTAAAGTGTAACTTTCATATGTTAAATGCCATTTACGCTTCTTGCGTTTCAActatgtatttctttatttttgttagtttg is a window encoding:
- the LOC115798623 gene encoding leucine-rich repeat-containing protein 4B-like — protein: MRVVMVTSPGTPFPLLWLVQLLLWFHNHGPQLTEAAPPCPTPCTCSNQASRVICTRKNLDQIPDSISENTRYLNLQENSIQVIKSDTFKHLRHLEILQLSKNHIRQIEVGAFIGLPNLNTLELFDNRLTVVPTLAFEYLSKLRELWLRNNPIETLPAFAFHRVPSLRRLDLGELRKLDYISEAAFEGLINLRFLNLGMCGLKDIPNLTPLVRLEELELSGNQLGIVRPGSFQGLVSLRKLWLMHSRVSVIERNAFDDLKNLEELNLSHNSLHSLPHDLFTPLHQLERVHLNHNPWVCNCDVLWLSWWLKETVPSNTTCCARCHAPPGLKGKYIGELDQSHFTCYAPVIVEPPTDLNVTEGMAAELKCRTGTSMTSVNWFTPNGTLMTHGSYRVRISVLHDGTLNFTNVTMQDTGQYTCMVTNSAGNTTASAVLNVSASDPSNTYSYFTTVTVETLESKGEEENSARQFINETFIVPNPTVAQPDVTVMPSLSSLSSLYPEKNKGFEGAVTVSIMDVTNIPGLDDVMKTTKIIIGCFVAITFMAAVMLVVFYKLRKQHQLHKHHGPARAIEIVNVEDEIGAGAGSGISGGSTINSGTGGEGTLRLHHPEIVNLPNIGRTDTLNHYYKTHHFNNNVMGLSIGSEGMGPGGILSNKNQQGQDIPISCTSVPISTSNFLTTSGNGTNTNPSSMSPPLPMSLPMPTIGLHGSIKGFMGQSQNPQMEPLLFKGSSKENVQETQI